In Proteus vulgaris, one DNA window encodes the following:
- the msrA gene encoding peptide-methionine (S)-S-oxide reductase MsrA, protein MESTLQHKAYQPENALRGTSTPLEISANHAVNGHSINDIPEKMSVAYFAMGCFWGVERLFWQQPGVYSTSAGYSGGVTENPTYQQVCQGLTGHSEVVRVVFDPTIISYRQLLALFWENHNPSQGMRQGNDIGSQYRSAIYTVNTEQYEQAIESKKRYQQAMNTQGATTEITTEIQPAGPFYFAEDYHQQYLHKNPQGYCGLGGIGICFPPEK, encoded by the coding sequence ATGGAGTCTACCTTGCAACATAAAGCTTACCAACCAGAGAATGCCTTAAGAGGTACCTCGACACCATTAGAAATATCTGCTAATCATGCAGTAAATGGGCATTCTATTAATGACATTCCTGAAAAGATGAGTGTCGCTTATTTTGCCATGGGTTGTTTTTGGGGCGTAGAACGTCTGTTTTGGCAACAACCCGGTGTTTACTCAACAAGTGCGGGCTATAGCGGCGGTGTAACAGAAAATCCAACCTACCAACAAGTTTGCCAAGGCTTAACTGGCCATAGTGAAGTGGTGAGAGTTGTTTTTGATCCCACAATAATTAGCTACCGACAACTTCTGGCTCTTTTTTGGGAAAATCATAATCCATCACAAGGTATGCGCCAAGGTAATGATATTGGCAGCCAATACCGTTCTGCCATTTATACTGTTAACACAGAGCAATATGAACAAGCCATTGAGTCAAAAAAACGTTACCAACAAGCAATGAATACTCAAGGTGCAACAACGGAAATTACGACAGAAATACAGCCAGCCGGCCCTTTTTATTTTGCTGAAGATTACCACCAGCAATATTTACACAAAAACCCACAAGGTTATTGTGGATTGGGCGGGATTGGTATCTGTTTTCCACCTGAAAAGTAA
- the tamA gene encoding autotransporter assembly complex protein TamA, translating into MPRYSVIYVLCLSFIAPVAYGASLRLKVEGLEGQLEKNARVQLSNITTEEVAPDGRFRARVEKAIQEGLRPLGYYQPSVTFSYQENTPPTRSVLTAKVEPGIPILIKGVDIVLEGGAKTDEQYAKVIKENTPPLDSVLNHGDYEKLKGSLTGLAIRRGYFDAEMDKSQLGVSLDNHASYWDFVFNSGERYRFGKVNYTGSQIREDYLQNIVPFKEGQYYASEDLAEFNRRLAATGWFNSAVVTPDIAKARAEGSHLLPMSAVVTPRSRNYVELGGGYATDVGPRLNMQWDKPWMNSRGHSLTSNISVSQPEQSIGANYKIPLKVNPLEQYYGVQGGFKRTDLNDTRSDTTTLNVSRNWDMSTGWQYSVNTRWSLSHFTQGEVTNTTMLLYPGVTASRVRQRGGMMPYWGDSQRYSLDYSNKIWGSDVEFAAFQAQQVWIRTPWEGHRFVVRGNFGWIETNAFERVPPELRFFAGGDRSVRGFKYQSISPEDSKGNLTGASRMLVGSVEYQYNVTGNWWSAVFIDSGEAVNDFTRSDFKTGAGAGVRWASPVGPIKFDLALPVSDVDKRRLQFYIGLGAEL; encoded by the coding sequence GTGCCGAGATACTCCGTTATCTACGTTCTCTGTCTGTCTTTTATCGCACCTGTTGCTTATGGGGCAAGTTTGCGTTTAAAAGTAGAAGGTTTAGAAGGGCAACTCGAAAAAAATGCGCGAGTCCAGCTATCAAACATTACAACAGAAGAAGTTGCACCTGACGGGCGTTTTCGTGCGCGTGTTGAAAAAGCAATTCAAGAAGGACTTCGCCCTTTAGGCTATTATCAGCCTAGTGTGACATTTTCTTACCAAGAAAATACACCGCCAACACGCTCTGTATTAACCGCTAAAGTTGAACCAGGCATTCCTATTTTAATTAAAGGGGTCGATATTGTTCTTGAAGGTGGTGCTAAAACCGACGAACAATACGCAAAAGTAATTAAAGAAAATACTCCTCCTCTTGATAGTGTTTTAAACCATGGTGATTATGAAAAGCTCAAAGGTTCATTAACAGGACTTGCTATCCGTCGTGGTTACTTTGATGCAGAAATGGATAAAAGCCAGCTAGGCGTCTCATTAGATAATCATGCATCATATTGGGATTTTGTCTTTAATAGTGGTGAACGTTATCGCTTTGGCAAAGTAAATTATACTGGCTCTCAAATCCGCGAAGACTATTTACAAAATATTGTTCCTTTTAAAGAAGGACAGTATTACGCCTCTGAAGATCTGGCTGAATTCAACCGACGCTTAGCCGCAACGGGATGGTTTAACTCTGCGGTTGTTACTCCTGATATTGCAAAAGCACGGGCTGAAGGTTCTCATCTTTTACCGATGAGCGCAGTTGTAACACCTCGTTCTCGTAACTATGTAGAGCTTGGTGGCGGTTATGCTACCGATGTTGGTCCTCGCCTTAATATGCAGTGGGATAAACCATGGATGAATTCGCGTGGCCATAGTTTAACTTCCAACATTAGTGTTTCTCAGCCTGAACAATCTATTGGAGCAAACTATAAAATTCCACTTAAGGTCAATCCATTAGAGCAATATTATGGTGTTCAAGGTGGTTTTAAACGTACTGATTTAAATGATACTCGCTCTGATACCACAACGTTAAATGTGTCTCGTAACTGGGATATGTCTACAGGCTGGCAATACAGTGTGAATACACGTTGGAGTCTCAGCCACTTTACCCAAGGTGAAGTTACAAATACCACCATGTTGCTTTATCCCGGCGTAACTGCCAGTCGAGTACGTCAACGTGGCGGTATGATGCCTTATTGGGGAGATAGCCAACGTTACTCATTAGACTACTCCAATAAAATATGGGGTTCAGATGTTGAGTTTGCTGCATTCCAAGCGCAACAGGTGTGGATACGTACACCATGGGAAGGGCACCGCTTTGTTGTAAGAGGCAATTTTGGTTGGATTGAAACCAATGCTTTTGAACGAGTACCTCCTGAATTACGTTTCTTTGCAGGGGGTGATAGAAGTGTTCGAGGCTTTAAATACCAAAGTATTTCACCAGAAGATAGTAAAGGTAATTTAACAGGGGCATCAAGGATGCTCGTTGGATCGGTAGAATATCAATATAACGTTACGGGTAATTGGTGGAGTGCTGTCTTTATTGATAGTGGTGAAGCCGTTAATGATTTTACTCGCAGCGATTTTAAAACAGGTGCTGGTGCAGGTGTACGTTGGGCATCACCTGTTGGGCCAATTAAATTTGATTTAGCACTACCTGTGAGTGACGTTGATAAACGTAGACTCCAGTTTTATATCGGGTTAGGAGCAGAGTTATGA
- the tamB gene encoding autotransporter assembly complex protein TamB, translating into MIKKWLKWIALTLLIIILLTFGAVAWILGTQSGLHFAINSAARWVPGLVIKDVNGGWKDLRLTGVEYQMPGVDVNVGELSLGLRLACLTDKQVCIDTLATRDVVVNVDTSAFPPSEETPPSDPLTELNAPLPIYLNSLSLENTHVKIDDMAISLDEFKTGAQWEGRQVTLNPTVINDLLVALPKTPEEGSVEAVTQDVKEVVTAKPKAEPKTPEEKEQALADTIKTIFAKPLLAELPEIIIPVDINIEGIEGKQLQVSGDAPVTINQLSFEANTQGKQVNLTKLRVDASEGEVSLKGGITLDKQWPVNLDINATIRDVVGLEDFKDQKATLSLQGALLEELKLALSLTGTVTATLDAQAELAKPHLPLKLTLESQKVRWPLTGDVQYQLNDTRLRLNGQTDNYTLSLRSDIQGQEIPPAKLMLDAKGNEEKIELTRLRLAALQGNADITGVADWSKAISWNALLTISGINTAKQYPDMPAKLDGRIATTGSLYGGSWQLRVPEITLDGNIKNNLIKARGNAYGNDSGQWNIPQLNLILGKNKLDIEGHLGDKWALDANINAPGLNGLVPGLAGVVKGKVNIRGDINAPKIIADINAQGIKWQDQVSVGSITIKGDVQSDKEIGGKLAITARQLRQADLIIRNLTLDAAGTEKQHKLTLKMDGEPVSGGLTLAGSFDKENQQWKGTLNNTAFDTPVGEWRLNKAMALNLLAEKQEITIGSHCWVNPNAQVCVPKAITVGESGTAAITLTRFDLAMIKPFLPPETSVRGVFTGDATATWNSKSGLPKASVNLKGQGVAVKQNIEGTILPIDFDAITLNAGMSNGKATLQWLISIAGNGDFKGNVHVADLEKKRQLSGTVDIDNLTLDLIKPFLGKGEIAQGNIGAQLRLGGSAQSPLLFGQFGINQLKVVGHWIPFDITKGNVDVRFNGATSDLGGRIEIPEGYLNLTGNADWRQLDEWRAVVAANGNKLRVSLPPMVRIDVNPDLVFEASPHLLKLDGRIDIPWARIVVQELPESAVSASSDEVMLDKNLQPIAPKETSIPIQSNLAINIGDDVTLDAFGLKARLTGTLKVNQNKQGLGLNGQVDIPRGEFKAYGQDLQVRKGQILFSGPVDQPYLNIEAIRNPDNTADNVIAGVRVTGLADQPKVEIFSEPAKTQQEALSYLLRGEGLDSGDADSSQMTAMLIGLGVGQSGQLVGRIGETFGVSDLALDTQGVGDNSQVVVSGKITNDLQVKYGVGIFDSLATLTLRYRLMPRLYLQAVSGMNQAIDLLYQFEF; encoded by the coding sequence ATGATAAAAAAGTGGTTGAAATGGATTGCGTTAACACTCCTTATCATTATTTTGCTTACATTTGGTGCTGTAGCTTGGATTTTAGGAACACAATCAGGTTTGCATTTTGCCATTAATAGTGCAGCTCGCTGGGTTCCAGGCTTAGTTATCAAAGATGTTAATGGTGGCTGGAAAGATCTGCGTTTGACGGGTGTTGAATATCAAATGCCCGGAGTTGATGTGAATGTGGGTGAGTTATCGTTAGGATTACGTTTAGCATGCCTAACGGATAAACAAGTTTGCATTGATACATTGGCGACACGCGATGTGGTTGTTAATGTTGATACTAGTGCTTTCCCACCCTCTGAAGAAACCCCACCATCAGATCCTTTAACTGAGCTTAATGCTCCGTTACCTATCTATTTAAACTCGCTCTCATTAGAAAATACGCATGTGAAGATTGATGATATGGCAATCTCGCTGGATGAGTTTAAAACAGGTGCACAGTGGGAAGGTCGCCAAGTCACATTAAATCCAACTGTTATTAATGATTTGCTGGTGGCGTTACCTAAGACTCCGGAAGAAGGTAGTGTTGAAGCGGTTACCCAAGATGTAAAAGAAGTCGTAACTGCAAAACCTAAAGCTGAACCTAAAACACCAGAAGAAAAAGAACAGGCATTAGCAGACACAATTAAAACGATCTTTGCTAAGCCATTATTGGCTGAATTACCTGAAATTATTATTCCTGTAGATATCAATATTGAAGGTATTGAAGGTAAGCAATTACAAGTGAGTGGGGATGCCCCAGTTACTATCAATCAATTATCTTTTGAAGCGAATACTCAAGGTAAGCAAGTTAATCTCACTAAATTACGTGTTGATGCGTCAGAAGGTGAGGTCAGTTTAAAAGGGGGGATCACGCTTGATAAACAATGGCCTGTTAATTTAGATATCAACGCTACCATTCGTGATGTTGTGGGCTTGGAAGATTTTAAAGATCAAAAAGCGACACTTTCTTTACAAGGTGCGTTGCTCGAAGAGCTTAAATTAGCACTTTCTTTAACTGGAACAGTAACTGCTACACTTGATGCACAGGCTGAACTAGCCAAGCCACATCTTCCATTAAAACTGACCTTAGAGAGTCAAAAAGTACGTTGGCCATTAACTGGGGATGTACAGTATCAACTTAATGACACTCGACTACGTCTCAATGGTCAGACGGATAATTATACCCTTTCATTGCGTTCTGATATCCAAGGTCAGGAGATCCCGCCAGCCAAATTAATGTTGGATGCAAAAGGTAATGAAGAAAAAATAGAGTTAACACGCCTGCGTTTAGCTGCATTACAAGGCAACGCTGATATCACAGGTGTGGCTGATTGGAGTAAAGCAATTAGTTGGAATGCGTTGCTCACTATTTCAGGAATTAATACCGCAAAACAGTATCCTGATATGCCTGCAAAATTAGATGGGCGTATTGCTACAACGGGAAGCCTGTATGGTGGAAGTTGGCAATTACGTGTTCCTGAAATCACGTTAGATGGCAATATCAAAAATAATCTTATCAAGGCGAGAGGGAATGCCTATGGTAATGATTCTGGGCAATGGAATATTCCTCAATTAAATCTGATACTGGGTAAGAATAAGCTTGATATCGAAGGACATCTAGGTGACAAGTGGGCATTAGATGCCAATATTAATGCACCAGGATTAAATGGTTTAGTGCCAGGACTTGCTGGTGTTGTAAAAGGTAAGGTGAATATTCGAGGTGACATTAATGCACCGAAGATTATTGCTGATATCAACGCTCAGGGCATTAAATGGCAAGATCAAGTGAGTGTTGGATCTATTACGATTAAAGGCGATGTTCAGTCTGATAAAGAGATTGGTGGCAAACTGGCTATTACTGCACGTCAGTTAAGACAAGCAGATTTAATTATCCGTAATTTAACGTTAGATGCAGCAGGTACAGAAAAACAACATAAACTCACGTTGAAAATGGATGGCGAACCTGTTTCTGGTGGGCTGACATTAGCAGGATCATTCGATAAGGAGAACCAACAGTGGAAAGGAACGCTAAATAATACGGCTTTTGATACCCCTGTGGGTGAGTGGCGTTTAAATAAAGCAATGGCGCTGAATTTGTTGGCAGAAAAGCAAGAGATTACGATTGGCTCTCATTGCTGGGTGAACCCAAATGCACAAGTCTGTGTTCCTAAAGCGATAACAGTGGGTGAAAGTGGAACGGCTGCAATTACGCTAACACGTTTTGATTTAGCAATGATAAAGCCGTTCTTACCACCTGAAACTTCTGTTCGAGGCGTATTTACAGGGGATGCCACTGCAACATGGAATTCAAAAAGTGGATTACCGAAGGCATCTGTCAATCTAAAAGGGCAAGGTGTTGCGGTAAAACAGAATATTGAAGGAACGATTTTACCTATTGATTTTGATGCTATTACCTTAAATGCGGGTATGAGTAATGGTAAAGCTACATTGCAATGGCTGATTAGCATTGCAGGTAATGGTGATTTTAAAGGTAACGTACATGTTGCCGATCTTGAGAAAAAGCGCCAACTATCAGGTACGGTTGATATTGATAATTTGACATTAGATTTAATCAAACCGTTCTTAGGTAAAGGTGAAATTGCTCAAGGGAATATTGGTGCTCAATTACGTTTAGGAGGAAGTGCTCAATCGCCACTGTTATTTGGTCAATTCGGGATTAATCAATTAAAAGTGGTCGGGCATTGGATCCCATTTGATATTACGAAAGGTAATGTTGATGTTCGATTCAATGGAGCAACATCGGACTTAGGCGGCAGAATTGAGATACCAGAAGGTTACTTAAACCTTACTGGGAATGCAGATTGGCGTCAGTTAGATGAATGGCGCGCAGTGGTAGCTGCTAATGGTAATAAACTACGCGTGTCATTACCTCCAATGGTGCGTATTGATGTTAATCCTGATCTCGTCTTTGAGGCTAGCCCTCATTTACTGAAATTAGATGGTCGTATTGATATCCCTTGGGCTCGTATTGTGGTTCAAGAATTACCGGAATCAGCAGTATCGGCATCTTCTGATGAAGTGATGCTAGATAAAAACTTACAACCTATAGCACCAAAAGAGACATCGATTCCAATTCAAAGCAATTTAGCGATTAATATTGGTGATGATGTGACGCTGGACGCATTTGGGCTTAAAGCAAGATTGACGGGAACACTTAAAGTCAATCAGAATAAACAAGGACTAGGTTTAAATGGGCAAGTTGATATTCCAAGAGGGGAATTCAAAGCCTATGGGCAAGACTTACAAGTCCGTAAAGGCCAAATCTTGTTCTCTGGACCCGTTGATCAACCTTACTTAAATATCGAGGCTATTCGTAACCCAGATAATACCGCAGATAATGTGATTGCGGGGGTTCGAGTAACTGGGCTTGCTGACCAGCCTAAAGTGGAGATTTTCTCTGAGCCTGCTAAAACACAACAAGAAGCATTATCTTATTTGTTAAGAGGCGAAGGTCTAGACAGTGGTGATGCTGATTCATCACAAATGACAGCAATGTTGATAGGATTAGGCGTTGGTCAGAGTGGCCAGCTTGTAGGGCGCATAGGTGAAACCTTTGGTGTTTCGGATTTAGCGCTTGATACACAAGGTGTGGGGGATAACTCACAAGTCGTGGTCAGCGGTAAGATAACGAACGACCTACAAGTGAAGTATGGAGTGGGTATATTTGATTCGCTAGCGACGTTAACCTTACGTTATCGCTTGATGCCCAGGTTGTATTTACAAGCAGTGTCTGGTATGAATCAGGCAATAGATCTGCTTTATCAATTTGAGTTTTAA
- a CDS encoding gamma-glutamylcyclotransferase family protein: MRIIVYGSLRQNQGNHHWMTYAQLLGEHTLVGYKLYDLGFYPAVVEGEGEIECEVYRITPSILTELDELKKNDQDYKRQLISTPYGSAWIYLYQKPVDGLKEIKSGDWLKRHEEE; encoded by the coding sequence ATGCGAATTATTGTTTATGGAAGTTTACGGCAGAACCAAGGTAACCATCACTGGATGACGTATGCGCAACTTTTAGGTGAGCATACGTTAGTGGGGTACAAACTCTATGATTTAGGGTTCTATCCTGCGGTTGTTGAAGGTGAAGGAGAGATAGAGTGCGAAGTCTATCGGATAACTCCCTCTATCTTGACAGAGCTTGATGAATTGAAAAAGAATGATCAGGATTACAAGCGACAACTGATTTCAACGCCTTATGGCAGTGCTTGGATCTATCTTTATCAAAAGCCAGTTGATGGGTTGAAAGAAATCAAAAGCGGAGATTGGCTAAAACGTCACGAAGAAGAGTAA
- a CDS encoding XRE family transcriptional regulator, with the protein MDKLNDITQLYNNPPKDVKHNIVNHRFTDMILQTKTVTTDALDKLAYLAGIKNAPADDKYLKLNTTNLDALKESAKLLGYDIEIVSI; encoded by the coding sequence ATGGATAAATTAAATGATATTACTCAACTTTATAATAATCCACCAAAAGACGTAAAACATAATATAGTAAATCATCGTTTTACTGATATGATATTACAAACAAAAACGGTAACAACAGATGCATTAGATAAACTCGCCTATCTTGCCGGTATTAAAAATGCACCCGCCGATGATAAGTATTTAAAATTAAATACAACTAATTTAGATGCATTAAAAGAAAGTGCAAAGTTACTTGGATATGATATTGAAATTGTCAGTATTTAA
- a CDS encoding dTDP-4-dehydrorhamnose 3,5-epimerase family protein → MNKDINELNKNINIVGLYWIVRWRVNNGKQQSYVIPFATTYPINIVYHGKSEFNYGQYGIHLGQQDTLTFLGDEKQKILAKFIDCRKNSPTFKSELSFEITPSSARTLIIPPGVAHTFSHLENVFTLNSYSLFLPTIEQLANETLNWSPNNDVINLPENVDINEIEGYEPMTEEASALVYHRIAEIQQQWLSQHRFLHSETRKIRLDNGDEINLRFREKMADAQKQQLPTSIILGVEFCEMATLHTGKESGIVPLTRQSPMYLVEHGHEDYDFDSYGLHLGQEDHLTFLGDISHEITVKLVDMRENSPTLFYEDKIVFNPAPNIELVIPCGVAHALFNIANIITVNRPVIYLDKEKEYIPGHDVIDWKIANKNYQSYRVNKIAADLSYYQFLVSKQQELMKHKPTHHTPKSIIVYDENNQPIKVLIKEKV, encoded by the coding sequence GTGAATAAGGATATTAATGAATTAAATAAAAATATTAATATTGTAGGATTATATTGGATTGTTCGCTGGCGAGTAAATAATGGAAAACAACAATCTTATGTTATTCCTTTCGCAACAACCTATCCTATTAATATTGTTTACCATGGTAAAAGTGAATTTAACTATGGGCAGTATGGCATTCATCTTGGTCAACAAGATACATTAACTTTTTTAGGTGATGAAAAACAAAAAATATTGGCTAAATTTATTGATTGTCGTAAAAATTCACCAACATTTAAATCAGAATTAAGTTTTGAGATAACGCCATCATCCGCAAGAACACTCATTATTCCCCCTGGGGTCGCTCATACTTTTTCTCATCTAGAGAATGTTTTTACCTTAAATAGCTATTCTCTTTTTTTACCCACAATCGAGCAATTAGCAAATGAAACATTAAATTGGTCACCTAATAATGATGTGATAAACCTCCCTGAAAATGTTGATATTAATGAGATTGAAGGCTATGAACCAATGACAGAAGAAGCCTCTGCGCTGGTCTATCATCGGATTGCAGAAATACAACAACAATGGTTAAGTCAACATCGATTTCTACACTCTGAAACCCGCAAAATTCGCTTAGATAATGGCGATGAGATTAATTTAAGGTTTCGAGAGAAAATGGCAGATGCTCAAAAACAACAATTACCTACATCGATTATTTTAGGCGTTGAATTTTGTGAAATGGCGACTTTACATACTGGCAAAGAGAGTGGGATTGTCCCATTAACGCGACAATCCCCTATGTATCTGGTTGAGCATGGTCATGAGGATTATGATTTTGACTCTTATGGATTACATTTAGGGCAAGAAGATCATTTAACTTTTTTAGGAGATATATCTCATGAAATTACCGTTAAGCTGGTGGATATGCGTGAAAATTCACCCACCCTTTTTTATGAAGATAAAATTGTTTTTAATCCTGCACCAAATATTGAATTAGTGATCCCCTGTGGTGTTGCCCATGCTTTATTTAATATAGCAAATATTATTACTGTTAATCGGCCAGTTATCTATTTAGACAAAGAAAAAGAATATATTCCAGGCCATGATGTGATTGATTGGAAAATTGCTAATAAAAATTATCAATCTTATCGTGTTAATAAAATAGCAGCAGATTTAAGTTATTATCAATTCCTTGTATCTAAACAACAAGAGTTAATGAAACATAAGCCCACTCATCATACGCCAAAATCAATTATTGTTTATGATGAAAATAACCAGCCAATTAAAGTATTAATTAAAGAAAAGGTTTAG
- a CDS encoding MFS transporter, producing the protein MRIVFFHMLFFVLTADGLMVFLTPVIVYQLTTSIEYAGLTYALWWLPRIFLIPLIGKYIDSLGVRPISIISDGFKITGCLFLLYVDFTSEMMIAVSFGLVGSLISIGNSQTLISYEKIVASISNNKEHHINMMSRMDFLGMIIGPLIGIFFIDYGYKYLLVIPVIFYFINACFFLFLYKEKNRINENNSEEITFSNKVITYIISSPIILFSIFVALGNNMFDGLIESSGTALIDRSMKLPIKYYGFIDIAAGICGVLGTYLYSYLSKYISRRPLTIISILIITISSSFLVFFQGSMILFFISYAISIIGKVFSGNILRMLRIEIIPLNQLASVSSLIILLNQLILPIVGGLLFFSTGDVSVVYTLMIAAIAITLISGGLLIMCLKKRVVP; encoded by the coding sequence ATGCGTATTGTCTTTTTTCATATGCTTTTTTTTGTATTAACTGCTGATGGGTTAATGGTTTTTCTTACCCCTGTTATTGTCTATCAGTTAACAACGAGTATTGAATATGCGGGATTGACATACGCACTATGGTGGTTACCTCGGATTTTTTTAATTCCGCTGATTGGTAAATATATAGATAGCCTAGGTGTTCGTCCTATATCTATTATTTCTGATGGTTTTAAAATAACAGGATGCTTATTTTTATTATATGTAGATTTTACGTCTGAAATGATGATAGCAGTAAGTTTTGGATTAGTTGGAAGTTTAATTTCGATTGGAAATTCTCAAACGCTTATTTCGTATGAAAAAATCGTAGCATCGATAAGTAATAATAAAGAACACCATATTAATATGATGTCTAGAATGGATTTCTTAGGGATGATCATCGGCCCTCTCATTGGCATTTTTTTTATTGATTATGGCTATAAATATTTACTTGTTATACCAGTTATATTTTATTTTATTAATGCTTGTTTCTTTTTGTTCCTTTATAAGGAAAAAAATAGAATTAATGAAAACAATTCTGAAGAAATAACTTTTTCTAATAAGGTGATTACTTACATTATATCATCACCGATAATTCTATTTTCTATTTTTGTTGCTCTTGGTAACAATATGTTTGATGGCTTAATTGAATCTAGTGGTACAGCGTTAATTGATCGCTCTATGAAATTACCTATAAAATATTATGGTTTTATTGATATTGCAGCGGGGATCTGTGGTGTATTAGGCACATACTTATATAGCTATTTAAGTAAATATATAAGTAGAAGGCCACTCACCATTATTTCAATTTTGATTATTACTATCAGCTCTTCTTTCCTAGTATTTTTCCAAGGTTCCATGATCTTGTTTTTTATCAGTTATGCAATTTCAATTATTGGGAAAGTCTTTTCAGGAAATATTTTAAGAATGCTTAGAATCGAGATTATTCCTCTCAATCAATTAGCAAGTGTGTCATCTCTAATCATCTTATTGAATCAATTGATCTTACCGATTGTGGGGGGACTTTTATTTTTTTCAACAGGGGATGTTTCAGTGGTTTATACATTAATGATAGCCGCCATTGCTATTACATTGATAAGTGGTGGATTGCTTATAATGTGTTTGAAGAAAAGAGTCGTACCATAA
- the ppa gene encoding inorganic diphosphatase has product MSLNHVPAGKELPEDIYVVIEIPANADPIKYEVDKESGALFVDRFMSTAMFYPCNYGYINNTLSLDGDPVDVLVPTPYPLQPGSVIRCRPVGVLKMTDESGEDAKLVAVPHTKLSKEYDHIKDVTDLPELLKAQIKHFFEHYKDLEAGKWVKVDGWEGVEAAKAEILSSFERAKK; this is encoded by the coding sequence ATGAGCCTGAATCATGTTCCTGCTGGTAAAGAACTACCAGAAGATATCTATGTTGTTATTGAAATCCCAGCAAATGCTGATCCTATCAAATACGAAGTTGATAAAGAAAGTGGCGCACTGTTTGTTGACCGTTTTATGTCAACCGCAATGTTCTACCCATGCAACTACGGTTACATCAACAACACATTATCTTTAGATGGTGATCCAGTAGACGTTCTGGTTCCAACTCCATACCCATTACAACCAGGTTCAGTTATTCGTTGCCGTCCTGTTGGCGTACTGAAAATGACTGACGAATCAGGTGAAGATGCAAAACTGGTTGCAGTACCGCACACTAAACTGAGCAAAGAATACGATCACATTAAAGATGTGACTGATTTACCAGAACTGTTAAAAGCACAGATCAAACATTTCTTTGAGCACTACAAAGATTTAGAAGCTGGCAAATGGGTTAAAGTTGACGGTTGGGAAGGCGTAGAAGCCGCTAAAGCTGAAATTCTGTCTTCTTTCGAACGCGCTAAAAAATAA